One genomic window of Candoia aspera isolate rCanAsp1 chromosome 12, rCanAsp1.hap2, whole genome shotgun sequence includes the following:
- the ATP11C gene encoding phospholipid-transporting ATPase IG isoform X3: MEFTLTPDVVLKAWPKLFSGEEKRFGTRTVLVGHRLVPGIEAHVPQKFCSNQIVSSKYTVWNFIPKNLFEQFRRIANFYFLIIFLVQVIVDTPTSPVTSGLPLFFVITITAIKQGYEDWLRHRADKEVNKSVVFVIENEGRVKKECEKIKVGDIVEVSADDTFPCDLILLASDSKEGTCYVTTASLDGESNFKTHYAMHDTAKLNTVEGMSHLVASIECEQPQPDLYRFLGRVHIYNDEAEPAARPLGPENLLLKGAKLKTTPKIYGVAVYTGMETKMALNYQGKSQKRSAVEKSINLFLLVYLCILVSKAIVCTTLKYVWQSVPYHDEPWYNPRTQKDRETFKLLKMFTDFLSFMVLFNFIIPVSMYVTVEMQKFLGSFFISWDREMYDETLQEGALVNTSDLNEELGQVEYVFSDKTGTLTENTMEFIECSIDGYRYCESSTVVAGRKSPGKADKRQEELFLRALCLCHTVQVQKKDETDAGKSQPGDLSTFMAASPDELALLQGAQKYGFTFLGQENNFMKVQNPNKQIERYELLNVLDFDCVRRRMSVLVKMPDGRIYLFCKGADSSIFPRVPEAEAQKTRIHVERNAVDGYRTLCVAYKEIPSTTYRVLEAQIKEATMALQNREARMAKVFDDIEKDMCLIGSTAVEDKLQESAAETIEALHRAGMKIWVLTGDKLETAQATCYACRLFQSSTELLLLTAKTVEEGDRKMDRLHELLQEYHKKLVIDAPQGKKNWVFSSEYGLVIDGATLSLILNPSQDSHFAHYRDIFLQICLKCTAVLCCRMAPLQKAQIVRMVKNSKGSPITLAVGDGANDVSMILEAHVGIGIKGKEGRQAARNSDYAIPKFKHLRRLLLGHGHLYYVRISHLVQYFFYKNLCFIFPQFLYQFFCGFSQQPLYDSAYLTMFNICFTSLPIMGYSLLEQHVPIDILIAFPKLYLNVSDNAMLQLKPFIYWTFLGLFDGSVFFFGAYFLFQTASIEDNGKMSGIWSFGTMVYTVLVFTVTLKLALDTRFWTWLNHFAIWGSLIFYVLFSFFWGGIIWPFLKQQRMHHVFAQLLSFASAWLVIFCLIFISLLPEVVALIFRHMKGKEHEKRPRRKIASDSAPARQSVRPLLLRTFSDTSNVL; the protein is encoded by the exons GTGATTGTAGACACACCAACCAGCCCAGTGACCAGTGGACTTCCTCTCTTCTTTGTGATTACTATTACAGCTATTAAACAG GGGTATGAGGATTGGCTGCGGCACAGAGCAGACAAGGAAGTCAACAAAAGCGTAGTCTTCGTGATTGAAAATGAAGGAAGGGTGAAGAAGGAGTGTGAAAAGATCAAG GTTGGCGACATAGTAGAAGTATCCGCAGATGATACCTTTCCTTGCGATCTAATTTTACTGGCCTCGGATAGCAAGGAAGGGACCTGCTACGTCACTACTGCCAGTCTGGATGGAGAATCAAATTTCAAG ACTCATTATGCCATGCACGATACAGCCAAGCTGAATACAGTTGAAGGCATGAGTCATCTCGTGGCCAGCATAGAATGTGAACAGCCTCAGCCAGATTTGTACAG GTTTCTGGGCAGAGTTCATATCTACAATGATGAGGCAGAGCCAGCAGCCAG GCCACTGGGTCCTGAGAACCTTTTGCTGAAAGGAGCAAAATTAAAAACTACCCCAAAGATCTATG GAGTTGCTGTATATACAGGAATGGAAACCAAGATGGCTTTGAACTACCAAGGGAAGTCTCAGAAACGCTCTGCAGTTGAAAA GTCAATCAATCTGTTCCTGCTTGTCTACTTATGCATTCTTGTGAGCAAAGCTATAGTGTGCACTACTTTGAAATATGTCTGGCAGAGTGTCCCCTATCATGATGAACCCTGGTACAACCCCAGAACCCAAAAGGACAGAGAAACATTCAAG CTGCTAAAAATGTTCACCGATTTCCTGTCCTTCATGGTCCTCTTCAACTTCATTATCCCAGTCTCCATGTATGTGACTGTTGAGAtgcagaaatttctgggttcctTCTTCATTTCATGGGACAGAGAGATGTATGATGAAACTCTCCAAGAAGGGGCATTGGTAAACACCTCTGACCTCAACGAAGAACTTGGGCAG GTTGAATATGTGTTTTCTGATAAAACGGGGACTTTAACAGAAAACACAATGGAATTCATTGAATGCAGCATTGATGGCTACAGGTACTGTGAAAGCTCTACTGTAGTCGCTGGAAGGAAGTCTCCCGGAAAAGCAGACAAG AGACAAGAAGAACTTTTTCTCCGGGCTTTGTGCCTCTGCCATACAGTCCAAGTCCAGAAAAAAGATGAAACCGATGCAGGGAAATCACAGCCAGGAGACCTGTCCACCTTCATGGCAGCTTCCCCAGATGAACTGGCTTTGCTGCAGGGTGCTCAAAA GTATGGTTTCACTTTTCTAGGACAAGAAAATAACTTCATGAAGGTACAGAACCCAAACAAGCAGATTGAAAG atacgaGCTGCTGAACGTCCTTGATTTTGACTGCGTCCGTCGCCGGATGAGTGTTCTCGTGAAGATGCCAGATG GAAGAATATACCTGTTTTGCAAAGGAGCAGATTCTTCGATTTTCCCAAGGGTCCCTGAAGCTGAAGCACAAAAGACAAGAATCCACGTGGAACGGAACGCGGTG GATGGGTATCGGACCCTCTGTGTGGCCTACAAAGAAATACCTTCCACAACCTACAGGGTTCTGGAGGCTCAGATCAAGGAAGCCACCATGGCCCTACAGAATCGAGAAGCCAGGATGGCCAAGGTCTTTGATGACATTGAGAAGGACATGTGTCTGATTGGCTCCACCGCGGTTGAAGACAA GCTCCAAGAATCGGCGGCTGAAACCATCGAGGCCCTCCACAGGGCAGGCATGAAGATCTGGGTGCTGACGGGGGACAAGCTGGAGACGGCCCAGGCTACGTGCTACGCTTGCCGCCTCTTCCAGAGCAGcacggagctgctgctgctgacagcGAAAACGGTAGAGGAAGGGGATAGGAAGATGGACCGGCTGCACGAGCTGTTGCAGGAGTATCACAAAAAGTTGGTGATCGACGCCCCCCAAGGGAAGAA AAACTGGGTATTCAGTTCCGAATACGGGTTGGTCATTGACGGGGCCACCCTTTCTCTGATCCTGAATCCTTCCCAAGATTCCCACTTCGCCCACTACAGGGACATCTTCCTTCAGATCTGTCTGAAGTGCACCGCAGTCTTGTGCTGCCGAATGGCTCCGTTGCAAAAGGCTCAG ATCGTCCGCATGGTTAAGAATTCCAAAGGCAGTCCCATTACGCTGGCTGTCGGAGACGGGGCCAATGATGTCAGCATGATTTTGGAGGCTCACGTGGGCATTG GTATCAAGGGAAAAGAGGGGCGCCAAGCTGCTCGGAACAGCGACTATGCCATCCCCAAGTTTAAACACTTGAGGAGATTGCTCTTGGGACACGGGCATTTGTATTACGTCAGAATATCCCATCTTGTACAGTATTTCTTCTATAAG AACCTTTGCTTCATCTTCCCTCAGTTTTTATATCAGTTTTTCTGTGGATTTTCGCAGCAG CCCCTCTATGACTCAGCTTACCTAACTATGTTCAACATCTGCTTCACCTCTCTGCCAATAATGGGCTACAGCCTCCTGGAGCAGCACGTCCCTATTGACATCTTGATCGCTTTCCCCAAGTTGTATCT GAATGTTTCCGACAACGCTATGCTCCAGTTGAAGCCTTTCATCTACTGGACCTTTCTGGGCCTTTTTGACGGCTCTGTCTTCTTCTTCGGTGCCTACTTCCTTTTCCAGACTGCCTCTATAGAGGACAACGGAAAG ATGTCAGGAATCTGGTCTTTCGGAACAATGGTTTATACTGTCTTGGTCTTCACAGTCACACTAAAG CTGGCGTTAGACACTCGGTTCTGGACATGGCTGAACCACTTCGCCATCTGGGGGTCCTTGATCTTCtatgtgcttttctcattcttctGGGGGGGCATCATTTG GCCTTTCTTAAAGCAACAGAGGATGCATCACGTCTTCGCCCAGCTGCTGTCCTTTGCCTCTGCCTGGCTGGTGATATTTTGCCTGATCTTCATCTCGCTCCTCCCGGAGGTGGTTGCCCTTATCTTTAGACACATGAAAGGGAAAGAACACGAG AAAAGACCCCGCAGAAAAATTGCAAGCGATTCAGCACCAGCCAGACAATCGGTCAGGCCTCTCCTTTTAAGAACATTCTCAGACACATCTAATGTATTGTAA
- the ATP11C gene encoding phospholipid-transporting ATPase IG isoform X4: MEFTLTPDVVLKAWPKLFSGEEKRFGTRTVLVGHRLVPGIEAHVPQKFCSNQIVSSKYTVWNFIPKNLFEQFRRIANFYFLIIFLVQVIVDTPTSPVTSGLPLFFVITITAIKQGYEDWLRHRADKEVNKSVVFVIENEGRVKKECEKIKVGDIVEVSADDTFPCDLILLASDSKEGTCYVTTASLDGESNFKTHYAMHDTAKLNTVEGMSHLVASIECEQPQPDLYRFLGRVHIYNDEAEPAARPLGPENLLLKGAKLKTTPKIYGVAVYTGMETKMALNYQGKSQKRSAVEKSINLFLLVYLCILVSKAIVCTTLKYVWQSVPYHDEPWYNPRTQKDRETFKLLKMFTDFLSFMVLFNFIIPVSMYVTVEMQKFLGSFFISWDREMYDETLQEGALVNTSDLNEELGQVEYVFSDKTGTLTENTMEFIECSIDGYRYCESSTVVAGRKSPGKADKRQEELFLRALCLCHTVQVQKKDETDAGKSQPGDLSTFMAASPDELALLQGAQKYGFTFLGQENNFMKVQNPNKQIERYELLNVLDFDCVRRRMSVLVKMPDGRIYLFCKGADSSIFPRVPEAEAQKTRIHVERNAVDGYRTLCVAYKEIPSTTYRVLEAQIKEATMALQNREARMAKVFDDIEKDMCLIGSTAVEDKLQESAAETIEALHRAGMKIWVLTGDKLETAQATCYACRLFQSSTELLLLTAKTVEEGDRKMDRLHELLQEYHKKLVIDAPQGKKNWVFSSEYGLVIDGATLSLILNPSQDSHFAHYRDIFLQICLKCTAVLCCRMAPLQKAQIVRMVKNSKGSPITLAVGDGANDVSMILEAHVGIGIKGKEGRQAARNSDYAIPKFKHLRRLLLGHGHLYYVRISHLVQYFFYKNLCFIFPQFLYQFFCGFSQQPLYDSAYLTMFNICFTSLPIMGYSLLEQHVPIDILIAFPKLYLNVSDNAMLQLKPFIYWTFLGLFDGSVFFFGAYFLFQTASIEDNGKMSGIWSFGTMVYTVLVFTVTLKLALDTRFWTWLNHFAIWGSLIFYVLFSFFWGGIIWPFLKQQRMHHVFAQLLSFASAWLVIFCLIFISLLPEVVALIFRHMKGKEHEVTRRLPSSGISAIFVLSQPSSNHSFSE, from the exons GTGATTGTAGACACACCAACCAGCCCAGTGACCAGTGGACTTCCTCTCTTCTTTGTGATTACTATTACAGCTATTAAACAG GGGTATGAGGATTGGCTGCGGCACAGAGCAGACAAGGAAGTCAACAAAAGCGTAGTCTTCGTGATTGAAAATGAAGGAAGGGTGAAGAAGGAGTGTGAAAAGATCAAG GTTGGCGACATAGTAGAAGTATCCGCAGATGATACCTTTCCTTGCGATCTAATTTTACTGGCCTCGGATAGCAAGGAAGGGACCTGCTACGTCACTACTGCCAGTCTGGATGGAGAATCAAATTTCAAG ACTCATTATGCCATGCACGATACAGCCAAGCTGAATACAGTTGAAGGCATGAGTCATCTCGTGGCCAGCATAGAATGTGAACAGCCTCAGCCAGATTTGTACAG GTTTCTGGGCAGAGTTCATATCTACAATGATGAGGCAGAGCCAGCAGCCAG GCCACTGGGTCCTGAGAACCTTTTGCTGAAAGGAGCAAAATTAAAAACTACCCCAAAGATCTATG GAGTTGCTGTATATACAGGAATGGAAACCAAGATGGCTTTGAACTACCAAGGGAAGTCTCAGAAACGCTCTGCAGTTGAAAA GTCAATCAATCTGTTCCTGCTTGTCTACTTATGCATTCTTGTGAGCAAAGCTATAGTGTGCACTACTTTGAAATATGTCTGGCAGAGTGTCCCCTATCATGATGAACCCTGGTACAACCCCAGAACCCAAAAGGACAGAGAAACATTCAAG CTGCTAAAAATGTTCACCGATTTCCTGTCCTTCATGGTCCTCTTCAACTTCATTATCCCAGTCTCCATGTATGTGACTGTTGAGAtgcagaaatttctgggttcctTCTTCATTTCATGGGACAGAGAGATGTATGATGAAACTCTCCAAGAAGGGGCATTGGTAAACACCTCTGACCTCAACGAAGAACTTGGGCAG GTTGAATATGTGTTTTCTGATAAAACGGGGACTTTAACAGAAAACACAATGGAATTCATTGAATGCAGCATTGATGGCTACAGGTACTGTGAAAGCTCTACTGTAGTCGCTGGAAGGAAGTCTCCCGGAAAAGCAGACAAG AGACAAGAAGAACTTTTTCTCCGGGCTTTGTGCCTCTGCCATACAGTCCAAGTCCAGAAAAAAGATGAAACCGATGCAGGGAAATCACAGCCAGGAGACCTGTCCACCTTCATGGCAGCTTCCCCAGATGAACTGGCTTTGCTGCAGGGTGCTCAAAA GTATGGTTTCACTTTTCTAGGACAAGAAAATAACTTCATGAAGGTACAGAACCCAAACAAGCAGATTGAAAG atacgaGCTGCTGAACGTCCTTGATTTTGACTGCGTCCGTCGCCGGATGAGTGTTCTCGTGAAGATGCCAGATG GAAGAATATACCTGTTTTGCAAAGGAGCAGATTCTTCGATTTTCCCAAGGGTCCCTGAAGCTGAAGCACAAAAGACAAGAATCCACGTGGAACGGAACGCGGTG GATGGGTATCGGACCCTCTGTGTGGCCTACAAAGAAATACCTTCCACAACCTACAGGGTTCTGGAGGCTCAGATCAAGGAAGCCACCATGGCCCTACAGAATCGAGAAGCCAGGATGGCCAAGGTCTTTGATGACATTGAGAAGGACATGTGTCTGATTGGCTCCACCGCGGTTGAAGACAA GCTCCAAGAATCGGCGGCTGAAACCATCGAGGCCCTCCACAGGGCAGGCATGAAGATCTGGGTGCTGACGGGGGACAAGCTGGAGACGGCCCAGGCTACGTGCTACGCTTGCCGCCTCTTCCAGAGCAGcacggagctgctgctgctgacagcGAAAACGGTAGAGGAAGGGGATAGGAAGATGGACCGGCTGCACGAGCTGTTGCAGGAGTATCACAAAAAGTTGGTGATCGACGCCCCCCAAGGGAAGAA AAACTGGGTATTCAGTTCCGAATACGGGTTGGTCATTGACGGGGCCACCCTTTCTCTGATCCTGAATCCTTCCCAAGATTCCCACTTCGCCCACTACAGGGACATCTTCCTTCAGATCTGTCTGAAGTGCACCGCAGTCTTGTGCTGCCGAATGGCTCCGTTGCAAAAGGCTCAG ATCGTCCGCATGGTTAAGAATTCCAAAGGCAGTCCCATTACGCTGGCTGTCGGAGACGGGGCCAATGATGTCAGCATGATTTTGGAGGCTCACGTGGGCATTG GTATCAAGGGAAAAGAGGGGCGCCAAGCTGCTCGGAACAGCGACTATGCCATCCCCAAGTTTAAACACTTGAGGAGATTGCTCTTGGGACACGGGCATTTGTATTACGTCAGAATATCCCATCTTGTACAGTATTTCTTCTATAAG AACCTTTGCTTCATCTTCCCTCAGTTTTTATATCAGTTTTTCTGTGGATTTTCGCAGCAG CCCCTCTATGACTCAGCTTACCTAACTATGTTCAACATCTGCTTCACCTCTCTGCCAATAATGGGCTACAGCCTCCTGGAGCAGCACGTCCCTATTGACATCTTGATCGCTTTCCCCAAGTTGTATCT GAATGTTTCCGACAACGCTATGCTCCAGTTGAAGCCTTTCATCTACTGGACCTTTCTGGGCCTTTTTGACGGCTCTGTCTTCTTCTTCGGTGCCTACTTCCTTTTCCAGACTGCCTCTATAGAGGACAACGGAAAG ATGTCAGGAATCTGGTCTTTCGGAACAATGGTTTATACTGTCTTGGTCTTCACAGTCACACTAAAG CTGGCGTTAGACACTCGGTTCTGGACATGGCTGAACCACTTCGCCATCTGGGGGTCCTTGATCTTCtatgtgcttttctcattcttctGGGGGGGCATCATTTG GCCTTTCTTAAAGCAACAGAGGATGCATCACGTCTTCGCCCAGCTGCTGTCCTTTGCCTCTGCCTGGCTGGTGATATTTTGCCTGATCTTCATCTCGCTCCTCCCGGAGGTGGTTGCCCTTATCTTTAGACACATGAAAGGGAAAGAACACGAG GTAACCCGGCGTCTTCCTTCCTCAGGAATATCTGCTATCTTCGTCCTCTCTCAACCCTCCAGTAATCACAGTTTCTCTGAATGA